In one Brassica oleracea var. oleracea cultivar TO1000 chromosome C9, BOL, whole genome shotgun sequence genomic region, the following are encoded:
- the LOC106313091 gene encoding protein phosphatase 2C 77, with amino-acid sequence MDKASPAVAAVPFRPFPDPKLEFAGIRSYCSTSLPESTCSGEESMKDSSFIKINNMRQGSTTSSSSRLADVTVDISAGEEINGSDEFDPRSTAQSEKRVLSRTESRSLFEFKSVPLYGVTSICGRRSEMEDSVSAIPRFLQVSLLDCGRVANGLNPHSSAHFFGVYDGHGGSQVADYCRERMHLALTEEILKEKPEFCDGDTWQEKWKRALFSSFMRVDLELDFVPETVGSTSVVAVVFPTHIFVSNCGDSRAVLCRGKTPLALSVDHKPDREDEAARIEVAGGKVIQWNGARVFGVLAMSRSIGDKYLKPSVIPDPDVTSIRRVKEDDCLILASDGLWDVMTNEEVCDMARKRILLWHKKNAMAGDALLPAEKRGEGKDPAAMSAAEYLSKMALQRGSKDNISVIVVDLKGIRKFKSKALN; translated from the exons ATGGACAAAGCTTCTCCTGCAGTAGCTGCTGTACCATTCAGACCGTTCCCTGATCCTAAGCTGGAATTCGCCGGAATCAGAAGCTATTGCAGCACTTCGCTGCCGGAAAGTACGTGCTCCGGCGAGGAATCAATGAAAGATTCGTCCTTTATTAAGATCAACAACATGAGGCAGGGTTCTACTACTTCATCATCATCTCGTTTAGCTGACGTTACCGTGGATATCTCCGCCGGAGAAGAAATCAACGGCTCGGATGAGTTTGATCCGAGATCGACGGCTCAGAGCGAGAAGAGAGTGCTCAGCAGAACAGAGAGTAGAAGCTTGTTCGAGTTCAAGAGCGTGCCTTTGTACGGAGTGACTTCGATCTGCGGAAGACGATCGGAGATGGAAGATTCCGTCTCGGCGATTCCTAGATTCCTTCAAGTTTCGCTGCTCGATTGTGGTCGGGTCGCTAACGGGCTTAATCCTCACTCGAGTGCTCACTTCTTCGGTGTTTACGACGGACACGGCGGTTCTCAG GTGGCGGATTATTGCCGTGAGAGGATGCATTTGGCGTTGACGGAGGAGATATTGAAGGAGAAGCCGGAGTTTTGCGACGGTGACACGTGGCAAGAGAAGTGGAAGAGAGCTTTGTTCAGCTCTTTTATGAGAGTTGACTTGGAGCTTGACTTTGTCCCCGAAACTGTGGGGTCCACTTCTGTGGTCGCCGTTGTCTTTCCGACGCATATCTTCGTCTCTAACTGCGGCGACTCCAGAGCGGTTCTGTGCCGCGGCAAAACGCCACTCGCGTTATCCGTCGATCACAAA CCGGATAGAGAAGATGAAGCGGCTAGGATAGAAGTAGCTGGTGGAAAAGTAATCCAGTGGAACGGAGCTCGTGTTTTCGGTGTGCTCGCCATGTCAAGATCCATCG GCGATAAATACCTAAAACCATCGGTGATCCCTGATCCGGACGTGACTTCAATCCGGCGAGTCAAAGAAGACGACTGTCTCATCTTAGCAAGTGACGGTCTTTGGGACGTGATGACCAACGAAGAAGTGTGTGACATGGCTCGGAAACGGATATTGTTATGGCACAAGAAGAATGCCATGGCGGGGGATGCTTTGCTGCCGGCGGAGAAAAGAGGAGAAGGAAAAGATCCGGCGGCAATGTCGGCGGCAGAGTATTTGTCGAAGATGGCTCTGCAAAGAGGAAGCAAAGACAACATAAGTGTAATAGTGGTTGATTTGAAGGGAATAAGAAAATTCAAGAGCAAAGCCTTGAACTGA